The genomic stretch TTACCTCATTGGAAGATTCAATTTCTAATCAAAAAAACACTTCGGTGAAAGGTTACACTGTTAAGATCTCCTTTTTGGAACTCTACAATGAAAGACTCAAGGACTTATTATCCGCAGATGCAGATTTACCTCCAAATTCTGGTTCGTCATCAGCCAATGATCCTTCTGTGTCTTCTAACATTAAgatttttgataataaagacTCCTCCGATTCTTCTATCATAGTTAAAGGTATGCaagaaattttcattaaaaatgCTATGGAaggtttaaatttattaatgaaagGTTCTTTACAGAGAAAAGTGAAAtcaacaaaattaaatgatctTTCATCAAGGTCACACACAATCTTTACCATAACAACAAATATCATCAAATTAGATAATcaaacaaataaagaatatattaaaattgggAAATTGAACCTGGTAGATCTTGCGGGCTCTGAAAATATTACCAAATCGGGGCTTAAGAGATCTCAAGAAACAggtttaattaataaatctctATTAACCTTGGGTCGTGTCATTAATGCATTATCAGataaaactaataatactcATGGTTccaataatgataataataatagtagtagtagtagtagcaTTTCAAATTCTCATCATAGTCATATACCTTATAGAGAATCAAAATTGACTCGTCTTTTACAAGATTCATTGGGTGGGATGACCAAGACTTGTATTATAGCCACAATCTCTCCTGCAAAGACTTGTTTAGATGAAACTATAAGTACATTGGAATATGCCACTAGAGCCATgtctattaaaaataatcctaaaattaataaatccCAAAATCCTTCCAATTTCAtaaatgattatatcaatCAAATAGATCGTTTGAAATTAGAATTACAAACTTCCACTGATAAAATTGGTGGGATTTTTATCccattagaaaaattaaactattataaaagtaatgaaattttaattgaagaGCAAAATGCaaagattaataatatgacAAATCAAATtgctaaatttaaaaaaaaatttgtggaacaaattcaaattaataaacaattaaatactgatatgaaaaaatctcaatgggaaaaaaatcaattattaaccattaaattaaaattaattattttgattgtcaactttaaacaaaatattttccaatatttaaataatattgaaaattttgatcaaaataaaaataatataattaaaaatttaaatgatgaaaaaaattctttatttgataattccattgaaatttttaatcaatttatcTCAATccattcaaatttaatttctaataaagaaaatttattacaaatagacaattctttaattaaatttaataataatttcaaatcagTCTCGAAAtctttatttgatgaattaataaaaatgttaatCACATTCTCTTCAACAACAAAGGATTcgattttaaatattcaaatttcaaattttaatgatattattgacaatttccaaaaaaattattattcaatttctcATGATCATTTTGATAACGTAAAATCtaatttccaaattaatCTTTCTAATCTTGAtcaatctttaaaaaaatatttaattgatcaatcttcaaaattaaataaaataatttccatgaatataacaaatttaaaatcttataacgaaaaaatctttaataaaattgtcatggattcaaatgaaataataaataaatctttaaacaatttcaattcagaaaaaaattccattattgaaaatcaattgatagagattaaaaatttgaaagaaattattttatcgaaaaatgatgaattaattaattctaaaattattatcaataatttaacttcttttattaaaaatgaaatttcatcaaaacgtaatcaattgattaatcATTTAAAGGATTCATTGGATGATTTTCAAAGacaaaatgaattattagatgattccatattagaaaattctaTTCAATCAATAACAAAATCACAAACAATTTATCAAGATCACCTTATGGATTCCATCGATAACttatataattcaaatattaattcaattgacAGATTGGATAATCATTTCGATgatcaaaatattcaattacggaaaaaaattttaaatcatattGATTCCATGGAAAGCttagtaataaaaaattttgattataaTGAATTCATAAAACCAACAAGGGA from Henningerozyma blattae CBS 6284 chromosome 4, complete genome encodes the following:
- the KIP1 gene encoding Kip1p (similar to Saccharomyces cerevisiae KIP1 (YBL063W); ancestral locus Anc_7.387) — protein: MKTITHNSNIKVYVRCRSRNQKEIDEKSSVVVSTLGQNGNQIIISNSTNKNKYIFDNVFGVESDQESIFNSVAYNYIQEMIDGYNCTLFAYGQTGTGKTYTMSGDLNIIGDLNSTKNILLGEHAGIIPRVLVQLFTSLEDSISNQKNTSVKGYTVKISFLELYNERLKDLLSADADLPPNSGSSSANDPSVSSNIKIFDNKDSSDSSIIVKGMQEIFIKNAMEGLNLLMKGSLQRKVKSTKLNDLSSRSHTIFTITTNIIKLDNQTNKEYIKIGKLNLVDLAGSENITKSGLKRSQETGLINKSLLTLGRVINALSDKTNNTHGSNNDNNNSSSSSSISNSHHSHIPYRESKLTRLLQDSLGGMTKTCIIATISPAKTCLDETISTLEYATRAMSIKNNPKINKSQNPSNFINDYINQIDRLKLELQTSTDKIGGIFIPLEKLNYYKSNEILIEEQNAKINNMTNQIAKFKKKFVEQIQINKQLNTDMKKSQWEKNQLLTIKLKLIILIVNFKQNIFQYLNNIENFDQNKNNIIKNLNDEKNSLFDNSIEIFNQFISIHSNLISNKENLLQIDNSLIKFNNNFKSVSKSLFDELIKMLITFSSTTKDSILNIQISNFNDIIDNFQKNYYSISHDHFDNVKSNFQINLSNLDQSLKKYLIDQSSKLNKIISMNITNLKSYNEKIFNKIVMDSNEIINKSLNNFNSEKNSIIENQLIEIKNLKEIILSKNDELINSKIIINNLTSFIKNEISSKRNQLINHLKDSLDDFQRQNELLDDSILENSIQSITKSQTIYQDHLMDSIDNLYNSNINSIDRLDNHFDDQNIQLRKKILNHIDSMESLVIKNFDYNEFIKPTRDLYEELDHSKFNNNFNSISTMLLDNINNTKNSMDQNIDDLKLKINEKVIQDSSSMDISLNNIETFKDFTLNYFKTQNEQISKTQSEIIFATSNMINRVVSSLNESITDSNTLKIDLPNLQKNSEVNKLPTFEYPKDLITFDDQKHNILDDQIPILDNQNIKMENQDSMMASKLSPSRENLPPNINPTTPVPIPDQPLPRVLIPKSLNSSFKGKSPIYTNDKSLIAKYKSSNTTELNNRESSSNNLKRRFTADPVTLLNNQIKSKEFNRLHKPLDRSSKRARSYSHDI